In Methanomassiliicoccales archaeon, a genomic segment contains:
- a CDS encoding nitroreductase family protein: protein MDVSAAIQKRRSIRKYKAKEIPHDLLMEVLEAARLAPSGANKQPWQLVVVTNPERRKALVPICKEQKFVGECSAFIAGIDDTTQKWARVDVAIALEHIALIAVEKGLGTCWIGAFDQEKMAAFLGLPKGLMVTACLTLGYPDESPDARPRKEMKDLVHWEKHG, encoded by the coding sequence ATGGACGTGTCAGCAGCGATCCAGAAGCGGCGGAGCATCCGCAAGTACAAGGCCAAAGAGATACCGCACGATCTGCTCATGGAGGTTCTGGAGGCAGCCAGACTGGCACCTTCCGGAGCGAACAAGCAGCCGTGGCAGCTGGTCGTGGTCACGAACCCGGAACGGAGGAAGGCCCTGGTGCCCATCTGCAAGGAGCAGAAGTTCGTGGGGGAATGCTCGGCCTTCATCGCTGGCATCGACGACACCACCCAGAAATGGGCCAGGGTGGATGTGGCCATCGCCCTGGAGCATATAGCGTTGATCGCGGTGGAAAAGGGATTGGGGACCTGCTGGATCGGCGCCTTCGATCAGGAGAAGATGGCGGCCTTCCTTGGCCTGCCCAAGGGTCTGATGGTCACTGCCTGCCTAACGTTGGGATACCCGGACGAGAGCCCTGATGCCCGCCCCCGCAAGGAGATGAAGGACCTGGTGCACTGGGAGAAGCACGGCTGA
- a CDS encoding 2-dehydropantoate 2-reductase: MRIAVFGAGALGSVVGGLLSRRNEVTLIGRSAHVQAIEHNGLVVGGMVEAVFVPQAVSEVCQVREADVVIVTVKAYDTLEALEAVRPLLDKGVVLVLLQNGLRQLTVMSEGHIGSVIGITSIGATYVSPGKVVYTGIGDTYFGSLSGATQEAERIAEAFTSVGLDSEVSSDIRREVWAKAVINASINPITAIVRCRNGGVLKNDGLLALSELLCDEGVSVARAQGIELSKEQTFEKVMEVLRRTAENRSSMLQDIERGKRTEVDDINGEIVRLGKEKGIDARANLALTLLIEGLSVQSGKR, encoded by the coding sequence ATGCGCATCGCGGTCTTCGGGGCTGGCGCCCTGGGAAGCGTCGTCGGAGGTTTGCTTTCCCGACGGAACGAGGTCACCCTGATAGGCCGCAGCGCCCACGTGCAAGCCATCGAACACAACGGACTGGTAGTGGGCGGCATGGTGGAGGCGGTGTTCGTGCCGCAGGCGGTGAGCGAGGTGTGCCAAGTACGTGAGGCGGACGTCGTCATCGTCACCGTCAAGGCCTACGACACGCTGGAAGCTCTAGAGGCGGTCCGCCCTCTCCTGGACAAAGGAGTGGTCCTGGTCCTTCTGCAGAACGGGCTGAGGCAGTTGACCGTCATGTCCGAAGGACACATTGGTTCGGTCATAGGCATCACTTCCATTGGAGCGACCTATGTATCCCCTGGAAAAGTGGTCTACACAGGCATCGGGGACACTTACTTCGGTTCTCTCTCCGGAGCGACCCAAGAGGCTGAGCGCATCGCGGAGGCGTTCACCTCGGTCGGCCTGGATTCGGAGGTCTCCTCGGACATCAGGAGAGAGGTCTGGGCGAAGGCCGTGATCAACGCCTCCATCAATCCCATCACCGCGATCGTCCGCTGCCGCAACGGCGGCGTTCTGAAGAATGACGGACTGCTGGCCTTGAGCGAGTTGCTTTGTGACGAAGGCGTTTCGGTAGCAAGGGCCCAAGGGATAGAGCTCTCGAAGGAGCAGACCTTCGAGAAGGTGATGGAGGTGCTGCGCCGCACGGCCGAGAACCGCTCCAGCATGCTGCAGGACATAGAGAGGGGCAAGCGGACCGAAGTGGACGATATCAACGGCGAGATCGTCCGCCTGGGAAAGGAGAAGGGAATCGATGCCCGTGCCAACCTTGCCCTCACGCTCTTGATCGAAGGCCTATCCGTCCAGAGTGGAAAGAGATGA
- a CDS encoding MFS transporter, translated as MPEGSNRLDEVNEKPPIKGWQPYHHVWLWLFLAWMLLYADRSITGPVVNWMIVNDVSFLYQAPMPHALGGIIGSMFFAGYMLTQFPAGFLGDRYGSKVLILISVVWSGIATFLSGLTRELYSFVALRIFTGLGEGAYYSNDRAIVYKLTPEGRRGLGMGVVFVGLAAGLTIATLLTPPLLDFASSIWGKDSAWSFPFLLFSIPTLLIALGIWRFVRIPSAKGAYRKALARLLSYSAIFLVALMATYLLTVNFGLGVVFQAVAVLLTALLLIAFIFLRLSSANPKLLRDRDLLVMYVSAIPLLYTLWFFGFWVLLVVSEASELGLSGAAVYAALFGVANALGYPVGGRIYDRLGRTTRRGKRVYSALAFGVALLVFLLAVVIATSKIDVLVLGGLVFLIGFLFAAAQTVHMTLTADLSPSGQVAQTFGMWNLVAEVGAVLSPVLSGALRDLTGDWTLAVLVDGGLLMIGAFMVLLVRNEHPRQHTSAN; from the coding sequence ATGCCCGAAGGGTCCAATCGGCTTGACGAAGTGAACGAGAAACCTCCAATAAAAGGCTGGCAGCCCTACCACCATGTCTGGCTGTGGCTTTTCCTGGCCTGGATGCTCCTCTACGCGGACCGGAGCATCACCGGGCCGGTGGTCAATTGGATGATCGTCAACGACGTCTCCTTCCTCTATCAGGCGCCGATGCCCCATGCCTTGGGGGGTATCATCGGCTCCATGTTCTTCGCCGGCTACATGCTTACCCAGTTCCCCGCAGGCTTTCTGGGCGATCGTTACGGAAGCAAAGTGCTCATCCTGATCAGCGTCGTCTGGTCGGGCATCGCCACCTTCCTGAGCGGGTTGACCCGAGAGCTGTACTCCTTCGTGGCCTTGCGCATCTTCACCGGTCTGGGAGAGGGAGCCTATTACTCCAATGATCGGGCCATCGTCTACAAGCTGACGCCCGAAGGGCGCCGGGGCCTGGGGATGGGCGTGGTCTTCGTGGGGCTCGCCGCCGGTCTGACCATCGCCACCCTGCTCACCCCTCCATTGCTTGATTTCGCTTCGAGCATTTGGGGCAAGGACTCGGCCTGGTCCTTCCCGTTCCTGCTCTTTTCCATACCAACTCTGCTCATAGCCTTGGGCATCTGGCGCTTCGTTCGCATCCCCAGTGCGAAGGGCGCTTATCGAAAGGCGCTGGCCCGATTGCTGAGCTACTCCGCCATCTTCTTGGTCGCGCTCATGGCCACCTACCTGCTGACGGTGAACTTCGGTCTGGGGGTGGTGTTCCAAGCGGTGGCGGTGCTTCTGACCGCGCTGCTGTTGATAGCATTCATATTCCTTCGGCTCTCCTCCGCCAATCCAAAGCTGCTGCGTGACCGCGACCTGCTCGTCATGTACGTTTCCGCCATTCCGTTGCTCTACACCCTCTGGTTCTTCGGTTTCTGGGTATTGCTGGTGGTTTCAGAGGCGTCAGAGCTGGGACTTTCCGGCGCGGCGGTGTACGCAGCTCTGTTCGGAGTGGCCAACGCCCTGGGCTATCCCGTCGGTGGCAGGATCTACGACCGACTGGGGCGCACCACAAGACGGGGGAAGAGGGTCTACTCCGCGCTAGCGTTCGGCGTCGCCCTCCTGGTCTTCCTGCTGGCGGTGGTGATCGCAACCAGCAAGATTGATGTGCTCGTCCTAGGGGGCTTGGTCTTCCTCATCGGCTTCCTGTTCGCCGCCGCCCAGACCGTCCACATGACCTTGACCGCGGATCTCTCTCCGAGCGGCCAGGTGGCGCAGACGTTCGGCATGTGGAACCTGGTGGCCGAAGTGGGCGCGGTCCTCTCGCCCGTTCTGTCCGGTGCCCTGCGAGATCTCACAGGCGATTGGACCCTGGCGGTGCTGGTCGACGGAGGGCTGTTGATGATCGGCGCTTTCATGGTGTTGCTAGTGAGGAATGAGCACCCGAGACAGCACACCTCAGCAAACTAG
- a CDS encoding DUF5788 family protein, which produces MNDVFDSDPGPLTEEDRRKILGRIHSLLYWLGKFIPEEELLERERVQLRDVIFNYVTKQKPTEEEVQGALFLADALEGRAKQLESELSEGDLTKGQAHILLDEICGLLRAVDEIRHAQDASAQIKAKALMSRVTDEKRWLSFVRSVS; this is translated from the coding sequence ATGAATGATGTCTTCGACTCGGACCCTGGCCCCCTCACGGAAGAGGACCGACGCAAGATCCTCGGCCGCATCCATTCCCTGCTCTACTGGTTAGGCAAGTTCATCCCAGAGGAGGAGCTGCTGGAGCGAGAACGCGTCCAGCTGCGAGATGTCATCTTCAACTACGTCACCAAGCAGAAGCCGACGGAAGAGGAGGTGCAGGGAGCCCTCTTCCTCGCCGACGCCTTGGAGGGAAGGGCCAAGCAACTGGAATCTGAACTGAGCGAGGGAGACTTGACCAAAGGGCAAGCGCACATTCTCCTGGACGAGATCTGCGGACTGCTTCGAGCCGTGGACGAGATACGCCATGCTCAGGATGCCAGCGCTCAAATCAAGGCGAAGGCGCTCATGAGCCGGGTGACCGACGAGAAACGATGGCTCAGCTTCGTACGCTCGGTCTCTTGA
- a CDS encoding Lrp/AsnC family transcriptional regulator: MIDHLDERIIEILKKDSRKPFVEIAEELKVSEGTIRSRVRKLFEEGVIQSFTIKTSSKNVKAIIEVKIDVNVNTAEVAANIAKFDGVSEVFEVTGEEDIVAIIDVTSSPQLNEIIERIRRFDKVLSTRTRLILKEHFGGD, encoded by the coding sequence ATGATCGATCACTTGGATGAAAGAATCATCGAGATACTGAAGAAGGACTCCAGGAAGCCGTTCGTGGAGATCGCCGAAGAGCTGAAGGTCTCTGAGGGCACCATCCGCAGCCGGGTCCGCAAGCTGTTCGAAGAGGGCGTCATCCAGAGCTTCACCATCAAGACCAGCAGCAAGAACGTCAAGGCGATCATCGAGGTGAAGATCGACGTCAACGTCAACACCGCTGAGGTCGCCGCCAACATTGCGAAGTTCGATGGCGTCTCGGAGGTGTTCGAGGTCACTGGAGAGGAGGACATCGTGGCGATAATCGACGTCACCTCGTCCCCCCAACTGAACGAGATCATCGAACGCATCCGCCGCTTCGACAAAGTGCTCTCCACTCGCACCCGCCTCATCCTCAAGGAGCATTTCGGAGGGGATTGA
- a CDS encoding radical SAM protein, which translates to MDPLHRYHSILKGSRSPAYSLAKSFPLSFDDSDADDDLWKVHDRSVGSLGTGPPSREVQEGEGDLLRLKLQLMERMIKRCELCEHRCRVDRLAGKKGKCGVGEARIVSMFLHHGEEAPLVPSFTVFFAGCNLQCVFCQNFDISTDPRAGREVPPESLARRIENLTDVGRAGFHVSLVREWGEKARNVNWVGGEPTPNLRYVLQVLNQCRANIPQIWNSNMYMSERCMSLLHGMVDLYLADFKYGNDECAQRLSKIPDYFPVVSRNHIQAAKHADLIVRHLMLPGHLECCTKPILRWLAENTPNALVNVMDQYRPMHLARDYPELRSGVKIKDYEEAIELARDLGLHLM; encoded by the coding sequence ATGGACCCGCTGCATCGCTACCATTCCATACTCAAAGGAAGCAGGAGCCCGGCCTACTCCCTGGCCAAGTCGTTCCCCCTATCATTCGACGATTCTGATGCGGACGACGATCTCTGGAAGGTGCACGACCGTTCCGTGGGGAGTCTGGGAACGGGACCTCCGAGCAGAGAGGTTCAGGAGGGAGAAGGCGATCTTCTCCGCCTCAAGTTGCAGCTGATGGAGAGGATGATCAAGCGATGCGAGCTCTGCGAGCACCGTTGCCGCGTGGACCGCTTAGCGGGCAAGAAGGGCAAGTGCGGTGTGGGAGAAGCGCGCATCGTCAGCATGTTCCTTCATCATGGTGAGGAAGCGCCCCTCGTCCCCTCATTCACCGTCTTCTTCGCCGGCTGCAACCTCCAATGCGTCTTCTGCCAGAACTTTGACATCTCCACCGATCCTCGAGCAGGACGCGAAGTGCCCCCCGAGAGCCTAGCCCGGCGGATTGAGAATCTCACGGACGTGGGGAGAGCGGGCTTCCACGTGAGCCTGGTGAGGGAATGGGGAGAGAAGGCCAGGAACGTCAACTGGGTGGGTGGCGAGCCGACCCCCAACCTGCGATACGTGCTGCAAGTGCTCAACCAATGCCGGGCCAACATCCCCCAGATATGGAACTCGAACATGTACATGTCCGAGCGGTGCATGAGCCTGCTGCACGGCATGGTGGATCTCTACCTGGCCGACTTCAAGTACGGCAACGACGAATGCGCTCAGCGCCTGTCAAAGATTCCAGACTACTTTCCGGTGGTTTCGCGCAATCACATCCAGGCGGCGAAGCACGCCGACCTCATCGTGCGCCACCTCATGCTTCCAGGACATCTGGAATGCTGCACCAAGCCCATCCTCCGATGGCTGGCCGAGAACACGCCGAACGCACTGGTGAATGTCATGGACCAATACCGGCCGATGCATTTGGCCAGAGATTATCCAGAATTGCGCTCTGGGGTCAAGATCAAAGATTACGAAGAAGCAATCGAACTGGCCCGTGACCTCGGTCTGCATCTGATGTGA
- the dapA gene encoding 4-hydroxy-tetrahydrodipicolinate synthase — translation MIRGCATALVTPFTEKGELDEEGLRTLVGFQEAQGVDYIVPCGTTGESATLTHAEHLKVIKIVMDQVKRAKVIAGAGSNATHEAILLSKGAKDMGVHAILSISPYYNKPTQKGIFRHYEAIAKAVDASIIIYNVPGRTGSNINPSTVLKLAEVPNIVGIKEASGNLAQIMAILGSAPKGFSVVSGDDALTYPLLALGANGVISVASNVIPNEVSRMVHLALEGRWEEARKIHYRLLPLFNNLFIETNPIPVKTALRLMGKPAGSFRLPLCDMEPANLEVLKKTLLDLGVIDK, via the coding sequence ATGATCCGAGGATGCGCCACCGCCCTCGTCACCCCTTTCACGGAGAAGGGCGAGCTGGATGAGGAAGGGCTGCGAACTCTAGTGGGATTCCAGGAGGCACAGGGCGTGGACTACATCGTGCCCTGTGGGACCACGGGGGAATCGGCCACGCTCACACACGCTGAGCATTTGAAGGTCATCAAGATCGTCATGGACCAGGTGAAGAGGGCCAAGGTCATCGCAGGGGCAGGAAGCAACGCCACGCACGAGGCGATACTATTGAGCAAGGGAGCGAAGGACATGGGGGTGCACGCCATCCTCTCCATCTCTCCCTATTACAACAAACCGACCCAGAAGGGTATCTTCCGACACTACGAAGCAATAGCCAAGGCAGTGGACGCATCCATCATCATCTACAATGTCCCGGGACGGACGGGCTCGAACATCAACCCCTCGACCGTGCTCAAGCTGGCGGAGGTGCCTAACATCGTCGGCATCAAGGAGGCCAGCGGGAACCTGGCGCAGATAATGGCCATCCTTGGCTCAGCGCCTAAAGGATTCTCGGTCGTTTCGGGGGACGACGCCCTCACCTATCCCTTGCTGGCGCTCGGGGCCAATGGAGTGATCTCCGTGGCCTCGAACGTCATACCCAATGAGGTGAGCCGAATGGTGCATTTGGCCCTAGAGGGAAGGTGGGAGGAGGCGCGCAAAATCCACTACCGGCTCCTGCCACTGTTCAACAACCTGTTCATCGAGACCAACCCCATTCCGGTGAAGACCGCCCTCAGGCTCATGGGCAAGCCTGCCGGTTCGTTCCGGCTGCCGCTTTGCGATATGGAGCCAGCCAACCTGGAGGTCCTGAAGAAGACCCTTCTGGACCTGGGCGTCATCGATAAGTGA
- a CDS encoding orotate phosphoribosyltransferase-like protein, whose product MVDVKELAKKALEYQEKGLNEREIGDELHLSVDTVRYLLEEGMESTLPPTDVKIGWRTLGIYGNRISMMSDILADIIMEETEKRDLDVDVVMGIAVNGVSFATYISDILGIELAIYKPPVERGKKGGSISGNYASVEGKSVVIIDDVMSTGATAQEAIKDVKTAGGKPVLMVVIVNKSSQNEVDGVPLRGVIRARSMGGTILGGGPLRSFPYK is encoded by the coding sequence ATGGTCGACGTGAAGGAGCTGGCAAAGAAGGCCCTGGAATACCAGGAGAAGGGGCTGAACGAGCGCGAGATCGGCGATGAATTGCACCTCTCCGTTGACACGGTCAGATACCTGCTTGAGGAGGGCATGGAGAGCACCCTTCCGCCCACAGACGTCAAGATAGGCTGGAGGACCCTAGGCATCTATGGCAATCGCATCTCCATGATGAGCGACATCTTGGCGGACATCATAATGGAAGAGACGGAGAAGCGCGATCTTGACGTGGACGTGGTGATGGGCATCGCCGTGAACGGGGTTAGCTTCGCCACCTACATATCCGATATCCTGGGCATCGAACTGGCGATCTACAAACCGCCGGTGGAGCGGGGCAAGAAGGGAGGTTCCATCAGCGGCAACTATGCTAGCGTGGAGGGTAAGAGCGTGGTCATCATCGATGACGTCATGTCCACTGGTGCCACTGCCCAAGAGGCCATCAAGGACGTGAAGACCGCCGGCGGGAAACCGGTGCTCATGGTGGTCATCGTCAACAAGAGCAGCCAGAACGAAGTGGACGGCGTGCCCCTCCGGGGAGTGATCCGGGCCCGGTCCATGGGAGGGACCATACTGGGTGGGGGACCACTGCGCTCCTTCCCCTACAAGTGA
- the dapB gene encoding 4-hydroxy-tetrahydrodipicolinate reductase, whose translation MIKVVVGGATGRLGTMICELVRQQEDMQLVAGIVSDTGGHAGKEIAPGVRTYGAEGLEKVLEKADVYVDATSATAAERNILRVPPLGVNCVVGTTGLSEELLKRFEASVAEGNVSAVVSPNFSVGVNVFWKICGVLAAVLENYDVEILETHHDKKKDAPSGTAMKAAQIVSEITGIENIVYGRQGNVGARGREIGVHAIRAGDVVGEHTIIFAGNKERIELTHRAHSREAFAEGALTAIRWVSARRDGKVHTMAEVLGL comes from the coding sequence GTGATCAAGGTAGTAGTGGGAGGAGCCACCGGCCGACTGGGCACGATGATCTGCGAGCTGGTGAGACAGCAGGAGGACATGCAGCTGGTGGCCGGTATAGTATCGGACACTGGAGGGCACGCCGGAAAGGAGATAGCACCAGGCGTGCGAACCTACGGAGCGGAAGGGCTGGAGAAGGTGCTGGAGAAGGCGGATGTCTACGTGGACGCCACCTCGGCCACAGCGGCGGAGAGGAATATCCTCCGCGTCCCGCCGTTGGGCGTCAATTGCGTGGTCGGTACCACGGGATTGTCGGAGGAGCTGCTGAAGCGCTTCGAGGCCTCGGTGGCCGAAGGCAACGTCTCCGCGGTCGTCTCCCCCAACTTCTCGGTCGGCGTGAACGTCTTCTGGAAGATATGCGGCGTGCTGGCAGCCGTCCTGGAGAACTATGATGTGGAGATCCTAGAGACCCATCACGACAAGAAGAAGGACGCACCTTCGGGCACGGCCATGAAAGCGGCCCAGATCGTATCCGAGATTACGGGCATAGAGAATATCGTCTACGGCAGGCAGGGCAACGTCGGCGCCCGAGGAAGGGAGATAGGGGTGCACGCCATCCGCGCCGGGGACGTGGTGGGCGAGCACACGATCATCTTCGCCGGCAACAAGGAGAGGATAGAGCTTACGCACCGGGCGCACTCTCGCGAGGCCTTCGCGGAAGGTGCTTTGACGGCCATACGCTGGGTCTCTGCCCGACGGGACGGCAAGGTGCATACCATGGCAGAGGTGCTCGGTCTTTGA
- a CDS encoding aspartate kinase codes for MIKVMKFGGTSVGSEKALTSLASIIEKDRAKKAVVVSAMSGVTNSLIAWTKDPRPADGFLDELLRKHTSAVGPMMPEETLDDLETKLRILLSGLRQLMERCSDLANRASVQDAISSWGERLSSLMVASLLRARGVETVAMTSEEAGIVSLGQFGSGTADLEATARNFRLNVLPLIEARKIPIITGYYGCDPQGRPVTFGRGGSDYSGAVVAYACNASVLEIWTDVNGFMTADPRIVPGAKSIAEMDYEEAAELAYFGAKVLHPRTIEPARRKKIAVLVKNTFNPEHRGTRIHERSKSSGRMLKSVAVKPDLSIVKVYSSEIAYSPGLVTELLDSVNQAGMTMYAISTSLSTLAMAVPAHDVKNICERLKSLKNGEIEKVKVKSEVALVCAVGDDMLNVKGVAAKVFKAAADVDANIEMISEGASDVALNFVVPGDKAEDVVRKLHERFIGA; via the coding sequence TTGATCAAGGTCATGAAGTTCGGCGGGACCAGTGTGGGCAGCGAGAAGGCTCTGACCAGCCTCGCATCCATCATCGAGAAGGACCGGGCCAAGAAAGCGGTGGTGGTCTCGGCCATGTCCGGGGTCACCAACTCCCTCATCGCTTGGACGAAGGATCCTCGGCCAGCGGACGGCTTCCTGGATGAATTGCTAAGAAAGCATACCTCGGCCGTCGGACCGATGATGCCCGAAGAGACACTGGACGACCTGGAAACGAAGCTGCGCATCCTGCTTTCGGGCTTGAGGCAGCTCATGGAACGCTGCTCCGATCTGGCCAATCGAGCGAGCGTGCAGGATGCCATCTCCAGCTGGGGCGAGAGGCTCTCTTCGCTCATGGTCGCGTCCTTGCTTCGAGCCAGAGGGGTGGAGACCGTGGCCATGACATCCGAGGAGGCGGGCATCGTCTCCCTGGGTCAATTCGGCAGCGGCACCGCGGACCTGGAGGCCACGGCCCGCAATTTCAGACTGAACGTGCTGCCTCTCATCGAAGCGCGCAAGATCCCTATCATCACTGGCTACTATGGATGCGACCCCCAGGGTCGACCGGTCACTTTCGGTCGGGGAGGGAGCGATTACTCGGGCGCGGTGGTGGCCTATGCCTGCAACGCCTCGGTCCTGGAGATCTGGACCGATGTGAACGGCTTCATGACCGCCGACCCGCGCATCGTTCCCGGGGCGAAGAGCATCGCGGAGATGGACTACGAGGAAGCGGCAGAGCTGGCATACTTCGGTGCCAAGGTGCTGCATCCCCGCACCATCGAGCCAGCCAGAAGGAAGAAAATCGCCGTCCTGGTTAAGAACACCTTCAATCCTGAGCACCGGGGCACGCGCATCCACGAAAGGAGCAAGAGCTCGGGCCGAATGCTGAAGAGCGTGGCTGTGAAGCCCGATCTGAGCATCGTCAAGGTGTACTCCTCGGAGATCGCCTACAGCCCGGGCCTGGTCACCGAGCTCCTCGATTCGGTCAATCAGGCAGGCATGACCATGTACGCCATATCCACCTCGCTCTCCACCCTGGCCATGGCGGTGCCAGCTCACGATGTCAAGAACATCTGCGAACGATTGAAATCGCTCAAGAACGGAGAGATCGAGAAGGTGAAGGTGAAGTCCGAGGTAGCTCTGGTCTGCGCCGTGGGCGATGACATGCTCAACGTGAAAGGCGTGGCCGCCAAGGTGTTCAAGGCGGCGGCGGATGTGGACGCGAACATCGAGATGATCTCGGAAGGGGCTTCGGACGTCGCGCTCAACTTCGTCGTCCCCGGGGACAAGGCAGAGGACGTGGTCCGGAAGCTGCATGAACGATTCATAGGTGCATGA
- a CDS encoding metallophosphoesterase has protein sequence MSRTLRRSMKIAALGDVHWKEGMSVLREGRGLLAECELVLLAGDITDSDNLEGYDEVIGALKEMSDADIIAVFGNEEYEPSHPVYRSRFNVRFLEDERLDLEVEGIKLRMVGSTGSVDRPTWWQRNNIPDIWKRYKDRMGKIEGLLERGDADVLLLLTHYAPTYATLDGEKKSTFPEMGSLQMEKVILEKRPDLAIHAHAHRGKERAVLARQQRSLEDFTLAGAEVVVHNVSLPAKGKVTFFDIRKDENGINIRELRG, from the coding sequence ATGTCCCGGACACTTAGACGCTCGATGAAGATCGCCGCCCTCGGGGACGTCCACTGGAAAGAGGGCATGAGCGTGCTCCGGGAGGGGAGGGGGCTCCTGGCGGAGTGCGAGCTGGTGCTCCTGGCAGGAGATATCACAGATAGCGACAATCTCGAAGGCTATGACGAGGTAATCGGGGCATTAAAGGAGATGAGCGACGCCGACATCATCGCGGTGTTCGGGAATGAGGAGTATGAGCCTTCCCATCCCGTGTACAGGAGCCGGTTCAATGTACGATTCCTCGAGGATGAGAGACTCGATCTGGAGGTGGAGGGCATCAAGCTACGCATGGTCGGTAGCACTGGCTCCGTGGACCGCCCCACGTGGTGGCAGCGCAACAACATCCCGGATATCTGGAAGCGCTACAAAGATCGGATGGGGAAGATCGAAGGGCTGCTGGAAAGAGGGGATGCGGACGTTCTACTCCTTCTGACGCACTACGCTCCAACCTATGCCACCTTGGATGGGGAGAAGAAGAGCACCTTTCCCGAAATGGGATCGCTGCAAATGGAGAAGGTCATCCTGGAGAAGAGACCGGACCTGGCGATCCATGCCCACGCTCACCGGGGAAAGGAGAGAGCGGTCCTCGCCCGCCAACAGCGCTCGCTTGAGGATTTCACCCTCGCAGGGGCTGAAGTGGTCGTTCACAATGTTTCACTGCCCGCCAAAGGCAAGGTGACATTCTTCGACATCAGGAAGGATGAGAATGGTATCAACATACGAGAGTTGCGGGGATGA
- a CDS encoding endonuclease V, with amino-acid sequence MVSTYESCGDEVDLTAAIYEATCQIPEGMVSTYGGIARALGDVRAARAVGTVLANNPRPIVVPCHRVIFSDGRVGWYGGSGKGNQRKVDLLLAEGLRIDEGLVQDLSSVMFKDFRLTPMLKDLSQRQSRMRELVIEKDDFGSLDRVAGLDVAYSGYMGFAAMVVMDAESEEVLEQKVMSCQTKFPYIPGYLGFRETPLIARLVKEKRDIVYLVDGHGTLHPRGFGVACQIGVELGIPTIGAAKSLLEGSVVHGRPGKWDAVEMEGKVRGYALGKGEKKTTFVSVGHRVSLPTSAEICQRYMRHSVPEPLRLAHLLATSERKKRQGNARD; translated from the coding sequence ATGGTATCAACATACGAGAGTTGCGGGGATGAAGTGGACCTGACCGCCGCCATATACGAGGCGACGTGCCAGATACCCGAAGGCATGGTTTCGACCTATGGGGGCATCGCTCGGGCGTTGGGGGACGTGCGAGCGGCCAGGGCCGTGGGCACGGTGCTGGCGAACAACCCCAGGCCGATAGTGGTGCCTTGTCACCGGGTGATATTCTCCGACGGCCGGGTCGGCTGGTATGGGGGTAGTGGCAAGGGCAATCAAAGGAAGGTCGACCTATTGCTCGCTGAAGGCCTCAGGATCGATGAAGGCCTTGTGCAAGACCTGAGCTCGGTGATGTTCAAGGATTTTCGCCTTACCCCCATGCTCAAGGACCTGAGCCAGAGACAATCTAGGATGCGGGAGCTTGTGATCGAGAAGGATGACTTCGGTTCCCTTGACAGAGTGGCCGGCCTGGACGTGGCCTACTCCGGCTACATGGGCTTCGCGGCCATGGTGGTGATGGACGCGGAGAGTGAGGAGGTGCTGGAGCAGAAGGTGATGAGCTGCCAGACCAAGTTCCCTTACATACCCGGATACCTCGGTTTCCGCGAGACCCCATTGATTGCGCGTCTGGTCAAGGAGAAGCGGGACATAGTCTACCTGGTGGACGGACATGGAACTCTGCACCCCCGAGGCTTCGGGGTGGCATGCCAGATCGGAGTGGAACTGGGCATTCCCACCATTGGTGCAGCGAAGAGCCTGCTGGAAGGCAGTGTCGTGCACGGTCGCCCGGGGAAATGGGACGCTGTGGAGATGGAGGGAAAGGTACGAGGATACGCCCTGGGAAAAGGAGAGAAGAAGACCACTTTCGTCTCCGTGGGGCATAGGGTCTCACTTCCAACGTCAGCGGAGATCTGCCAGAGGTACATGCGTCATTCGGTCCCCGAACCGCTGCGCCTGGCGCATCTCCTCGCCACGTCCGAGAGAAAGAAGCGTCAAGGGAACGCGAGGGACTGA